In Micromonospora sp. WMMA1363, a genomic segment contains:
- a CDS encoding winged helix-turn-helix domain-containing protein encodes MPRQPVYAQVIDDITASIRSGTLRPGDKLPSIADLCVQYRASPQPIRLALRLLDERGWIEVHQGRGSFVAPRQPDA; translated from the coding sequence ATGCCCAGACAACCCGTCTACGCCCAGGTCATCGACGACATCACCGCATCCATCCGATCCGGGACGCTCCGACCGGGCGACAAACTGCCGAGCATCGCCGACCTGTGCGTGCAGTATCGGGCGTCGCCGCAGCCGATCCGGCTGGCGCTGCGCCTGCTCGACGAGCGGGGCTGGATCGAGGTGCACCAGGGCCGAGGATCTTTCGTGGCGCCCCGCCAGCCGGATGCGTAG
- a CDS encoding NUDIX hydrolase, with product MDERGGYLTINQVRARLIAAGFRDSGQTIRRLVDSGHFGTEGVDWYLTERGRYRMIGTEAVNRLIARRRRGEQDRRQHVPDPATTPEPSPVVAGVVTSPLGVLIGRRHDGKPLWTLIAGEIEPGESAADAAVREVKEETGLTVEAAEREIGRRVHPKTGRTMIYLACQPTGRLDVHVGDEDELAEVRWAPLPEALELLPGLYEPVRAHLEQTLG from the coding sequence GTGGACGAGCGGGGCGGCTACCTGACCATCAACCAGGTCCGAGCCCGCCTAATCGCCGCTGGCTTTCGCGACAGTGGGCAAACCATTCGCCGCCTCGTGGACTCCGGCCATTTCGGCACCGAAGGCGTCGACTGGTACCTCACCGAACGGGGCCGGTACCGGATGATCGGCACCGAAGCCGTCAACCGACTCATCGCCCGCCGGCGCCGCGGCGAGCAGGACAGGAGGCAACACGTGCCCGATCCCGCCACCACACCCGAACCCAGCCCCGTCGTCGCGGGCGTCGTCACCAGCCCCCTGGGCGTCCTCATCGGCCGCCGCCACGACGGCAAACCGCTGTGGACCCTCATCGCCGGGGAGATCGAACCCGGCGAAAGCGCCGCCGACGCGGCAGTCCGCGAGGTCAAAGAGGAAACCGGGCTGACGGTCGAAGCCGCAGAGCGGGAGATCGGCCGGCGGGTACATCCAAAGACGGGCCGCACCATGATCTACCTGGCCTGCCAGCCCACCGGACGCCTGGACGTCCATGTCGGCGACGAAGACGAACTGGCCGAAGTGCGGTGGGCGCCCCTACCGGAGGCGCTGGAGCTGCTGCCCGGCCTGTACGAGCCGGTGCGCGCACATCTGGAGCAAACTCTGGGCTGA